The DNA window GCGTCGACATCGATCAGACGGCCTTCATGGCGTACGCGAAGAACGGCGAAGTACGTGTGGTCGCGCAGGTCGTTGATCACCACGCTATCGAGCTCACCGCCTAGTTGCTCGACCGCGTTCACCAGCAGGTCGTGCGTCAGAGGGCGCGGCGAGGAATGCTTCTTCACCCGGCGGTCGATCATGGTCGCTTCGAACAGCCCGATCAGAATGGGGAACTGGCGATCGCCGTCGACTTCTCGCAGATAGATAACCTGGTTCTCGTTGATTTCGCTGATGATGATCCGCGTTAACTTCATTTGAACCGGCATGGTCCGTCCTTCATCAGAAAAATTTGCGAACAGGTTGAGCCCGCCTCGGCTGCTGCCATTATAAACCGGACGGGTCGGCAGCGGCTAGCAGCGGTTTGCTATCGTGCGACAATTCCGCGCGATTCCTGCCGCGAGTCGTCCTATTCTTTCGCGTGCAGCTGCTCGTGTTCGTCTTCATCCTCGGGACGGTTGTCATAGCCTTTCTCAACCGTGAGCTCCAGATGATCGACGAACTTCAGATTGGCGCATTCGTCGATTTCGTCGACCCGGCAGGCCGCATGGTCGGGAATAAAGAAACGCAACGGCCCGCCCTGGGCGACGGGCAGCGGCTGGCCGTTGAGCTCATAGATCAGCAGGCCGCGGTCCAGCACGGGACCCAGCGGAATGCTGGCGTGGAAGTCATCGGTCGAACTGTGCAGCCCCAGGAAGCTGGCCTCGGGTCGAGCTCCCGCCAGCGACAGCAGGCCCGCCAGTTTGACGGCGGAGCCTTGCCGTTTGGGAGCCACCGTGCTGACATCGGGCAGTTGATGCTCGGCGGCGATCGCCTGCAGATCGGCGAAAGTCAGTTGCAGTGGTTTCTCCACCTGGCCGCTGATTTGAAGCACCGGGTTCATAGGGTTCCCTCGTCGGTTCGGTCCTGGGGCCGCCGCCCTGCCGGGCGACTCAACCTTTCATCTTAGCGGCCCCATTTTCCTTCGCCGAGAGGGGGCTCCAGCGTGCGCTGCGCACGGATCGCCAGCGCGACCCTTTTGGCCGTGGCGGGCGCCGAGTCGACCTGGGCCATTTGCCCCGCTTCCAGATCCGCAAACTTGCCCGGTTCGCCGTCGATCTGGATCGCCGTTTCGCCCGTCACGGAAAAATCGACCGCCCCCGTTTCCACCGCCAGCGTCAGGTCGGCGCCTTCCACCGCGACAATCCGGCCGCGCAACGTTTCCGCGCCAGGATTCGGGGATGCAGCCACCAGAGCGATCAGCGGAGTCAGCAGCAACAAGAAAGCAATCGCGAACAGAATTACCGGCAAGCGTTGTTGAACAGTCATGGTTAAAACCCCATAGTTGATTCGTAGTCGTTACCTCCCGCAGGTATCGACTGTTTTCACGGGAACCAGGCGAACGCCTGCGCGACGACCGCGTCACCGATCGCGCGACTTCCGTCTGCGGGAACATCGCAAATGGTGCGCCCAGGGCACGGTCCGACCAGGTTTTTGCTGATTTAGCGAGGGGGAAGTGTGGGTGAAAACAGCGTATTTGTCGCCTTAATCCTTTTGGTGTTATCGGGTTGCGGCGGATCGAACACACCCGAAGTGGTCGTCTATGCGGCCCTGGATCGGGAGTTTTCCGAGCCGATTCTCGACGACTTCCACCGCGCGTCGGGCGTTCGGGTGCTAGCCAAGTATGATGTCGAATCGACCAAGACCGTGGGCCTGGCGACCGCCTTGCTGCAGGAGCGGAATCGCCCGCGGTGCGATCTGTTCTGGAACAACGAGATCCTGCACACCTTGCGACTGGAGCAGCAGGGGCTGCTGGAGTGTTACCACTCGCCGGCGGAGAAAGATTTTCCGCCCGGGTATGTGGCGGCCGACGGCGCCTGGCGGGGCTTTGCCGCGCGGGCCCGGGTGCTGATCGTGAATACGGAACGGGTCCCGTCCG is part of the Lignipirellula cremea genome and encodes:
- a CDS encoding bifunctional nuclease family protein: MPVQMKLTRIIISEINENQVIYLREVDGDRQFPILIGLFEATMIDRRVKKHSSPRPLTHDLLVNAVEQLGGELDSVVINDLRDHTYFAVLRVRHEGRLIDVDARPSDAIAVAVTCDPALPIYVAEEVLESAAT
- a CDS encoding molybdopterin-dependent oxidoreductase; protein product: MNPVLQISGQVEKPLQLTFADLQAIAAEHQLPDVSTVAPKRQGSAVKLAGLLSLAGARPEASFLGLHSSTDDFHASIPLGPVLDRGLLIYELNGQPLPVAQGGPLRFFIPDHAACRVDEIDECANLKFVDHLELTVEKGYDNRPEDEDEHEQLHAKE